In Gloeocapsa sp. PCC 73106, the following proteins share a genomic window:
- a CDS encoding GAF domain-containing SpoIIE family protein phosphatase yields MTAAPLPSQPSSNQPQSPDGANSEATPVIALKELVARLYREQNKIQNLLSSLGFALRSFNNLNQFLELTPLMAARVTDAEGGALILFNSQGQIRLEQLHCQNSQKGEQIRIKLEKIASNLTLSPQKSPKILLPCPAAVDEHISQALGTEIQIFGTPVLVKNAERGRLFVFSTHPEYHWNPTRKKLLQLVADQTAVAIANHELTVQLRAKERQDRELEIASEIQLRLLPRQCPKIKGAELAAQCKTANRVGGDYYDFIPVNYDELKDSQDTSVPWSIVIGDVMGKGVPAGLIMTMTRGMLRAEVLNRHSPDQIMQHLNRVMYEDLENSRRFVTLFYSEYNPQTQVISYTNAAHHPPLLWQAATGLITTLDTKGMLIGLLPDSEYECAQLQLAAGDTIMYYTDGLTDAVNQNGDRFDEDNLYQAFDWACQNLEKPQQILDYLFNQIDNFVGSGNKIIDDMTLVIMRVKSTE; encoded by the coding sequence ATGACGGCAGCTCCTCTTCCTAGCCAGCCAAGCTCTAATCAACCGCAATCACCAGACGGTGCTAATTCCGAAGCAACGCCGGTAATAGCCCTCAAGGAACTTGTGGCTAGACTATATCGAGAACAAAATAAAATACAAAATTTATTGAGCTCTCTGGGTTTCGCCCTACGTAGTTTTAACAACCTCAATCAGTTCCTAGAACTTACTCCCTTGATGGCCGCTCGAGTTACCGACGCAGAAGGAGGTGCTTTGATCTTATTTAACTCCCAAGGTCAAATTCGCCTCGAACAGTTACATTGCCAAAATAGTCAAAAAGGAGAGCAAATTCGGATAAAATTGGAGAAAATAGCCAGCAATCTGACTTTATCTCCTCAGAAAAGCCCCAAAATACTCTTACCCTGTCCGGCAGCAGTTGATGAACACATAAGTCAAGCTTTGGGGACAGAAATCCAAATCTTCGGTACACCAGTGCTAGTCAAAAACGCCGAAAGAGGACGTCTCTTCGTCTTCAGCACTCACCCGGAATACCATTGGAATCCGACTCGAAAAAAATTACTACAATTAGTAGCGGATCAAACCGCTGTGGCGATCGCTAACCACGAGTTGACGGTACAACTACGCGCCAAGGAAAGACAAGACAGAGAATTAGAAATCGCCTCGGAAATACAGTTGCGCTTATTACCGCGACAATGTCCTAAAATTAAAGGCGCTGAGTTAGCAGCTCAATGTAAAACCGCTAATCGCGTCGGTGGTGATTACTATGACTTTATCCCTGTCAATTACGATGAATTAAAAGATAGTCAGGATACCTCCGTTCCTTGGAGTATAGTCATTGGAGACGTCATGGGAAAAGGAGTCCCCGCGGGTTTAATCATGACCATGACTAGGGGTATGCTCAGAGCAGAAGTGCTTAACCGTCACAGCCCAGATCAGATTATGCAGCATCTCAATCGCGTTATGTACGAGGATTTGGAAAACTCCCGTCGCTTCGTAACTTTGTTTTATTCAGAGTATAATCCTCAAACTCAAGTTATTTCTTATACTAACGCCGCTCATCATCCTCCCTTACTATGGCAAGCAGCAACGGGTTTGATTACAACTCTAGATACCAAAGGAATGTTAATCGGACTGTTACCAGATTCGGAGTATGAATGCGCTCAGCTACAATTAGCTGCGGGAGATACCATTATGTACTATACAGACGGCTTGACAGACGCGGTTAATCAAAATGGCGATCGCTTTGATGAAGATAATCTTTATCAGGCTTTTGACTGGGCTTGTCAAAATTTAGAAAAACCTCAGCAGATTTTAGATTATTTGTTTAATCAGATCGACAATTTTGTCGGTTCTGGCAATAAAATAATTGATGATATGACTTTAGTCATTATGCGGGTAAAATCAACAGAATAA
- the argH gene encoding argininosuccinate lyase, which yields MSEKKTWSDRFESALHPFIVEFNASITFDIELLEYDLTGSIAHAKMLSHCQIISPAEAEQLVAGLEQIRQEYHQGQFNPGIDAEDVHFAVERRLTEITGDVGKKLHTARSRNDQVGTDIRLYLRDQITQIRTQLREFQKALLTHAENHIETIIPGYTHLQRAQPVSLAHHLLAYVQMAQRDWERLGEISKRTNISPLGAGALAGTTFPIDRHYTASLLEFEGVYSNSLDAVSDRDFAIEFLCAASLIMVHLSRLSEEMILWASQEFRFITLTDSCATGSSIMPQKKNPDVPELVRGKSGRVFGHLQAMLVLMKGLPLAYNKDLQEDKEALFDAVKTTKACLMAMTVLIAEGITFEVERLATTITEDFSNATDVADYLAARGVPFREAYNIVGKVVKTSLAEGKLLKDLSLEQWQELHPAFAEDIFAAIAPQQVVSARNSYGGTGFARVRESLNLVKAQVYS from the coding sequence GTGAGTGAAAAGAAAACTTGGAGCGATCGCTTTGAATCCGCTCTACACCCTTTTATTGTTGAGTTCAACGCCAGCATCACTTTTGACATTGAACTACTAGAATACGATTTAACCGGCTCCATCGCCCACGCTAAAATGCTCTCCCATTGCCAAATTATTAGCCCCGCAGAAGCAGAGCAATTAGTAGCAGGTTTAGAACAAATTCGTCAAGAATATCATCAGGGTCAATTTAACCCAGGTATCGACGCCGAAGACGTCCATTTCGCAGTAGAGCGCCGTTTAACCGAAATTACGGGAGATGTAGGCAAAAAGCTCCATACCGCTCGTTCTCGCAATGATCAAGTTGGGACAGATATTCGACTCTATCTTAGAGACCAAATAACTCAGATTCGCACTCAATTGCGAGAATTTCAAAAAGCTCTACTCACTCACGCCGAAAATCACATAGAGACAATTATTCCTGGTTATACTCATCTGCAAAGAGCTCAACCCGTCAGTTTAGCCCATCATCTTTTAGCTTACGTACAGATGGCTCAACGAGATTGGGAAAGACTCGGAGAAATTAGCAAAAGAACTAATATATCTCCTCTCGGTGCGGGTGCTTTAGCTGGGACAACTTTTCCTATTGATCGACACTATACCGCTTCTTTGTTGGAATTCGAAGGGGTTTATAGCAACAGTTTAGACGCAGTGAGCGATCGCGATTTCGCCATTGAATTTCTCTGTGCAGCTAGCTTAATCATGGTACATCTGAGTCGATTGAGTGAGGAAATGATTCTCTGGGCTTCTCAAGAGTTTCGCTTTATTACTTTAACAGATAGCTGTGCTACAGGATCTAGTATTATGCCCCAAAAGAAAAACCCCGATGTTCCTGAATTGGTAAGAGGTAAATCTGGGCGCGTCTTTGGTCATTTACAAGCTATGTTGGTTTTAATGAAGGGTTTACCTTTAGCTTACAATAAAGATCTACAGGAAGATAAAGAAGCTCTTTTTGACGCTGTGAAAACTACTAAAGCCTGTTTAATGGCAATGACTGTTTTGATAGCAGAGGGGATAACTTTTGAGGTAGAACGTCTTGCTACTACAATTACTGAAGATTTTTCTAACGCTACCGATGTTGCTGACTATCTGGCAGCTCGCGGCGTACCCTTCCGTGAGGCTTATAATATCGTAGGTAAAGTAGTAAAAACCAGCTTAGCCGAGGGTAAATTACTCAAAGACTTGAGTCTGGAACAATGGCAAGAGTTACACCCCGCTTTTGCAGAGGATATATTTGCGGCGATCGCTCCCCAACAAGTAGTCTCTGCTCGTAATAGCTACGGTGGTACCGGCTTTGCTAGAGTGCGTGAGAGTTTGAACCTGGTCAAAGCTCAGGTTTATTCTTGA
- a CDS encoding NUDIX hydrolase, translating into MLRLAKTVLGIILRHPLTGTTIVPVLPDGRIVLVRRRDTGRWSLPGGLVDWGEDITTTVTRELKEETGLDLLNIRRLVGVYSSLARDPRMHSISVLVAAEVQGEFKIQDQAEITDVSGFSPETIPFGELSHDHDQQLQDYFQGLTTIA; encoded by the coding sequence ATGTTACGTTTAGCTAAGACGGTTTTAGGGATTATTTTACGCCATCCCCTGACAGGAACCACAATTGTCCCTGTTTTGCCCGATGGTCGCATCGTTTTAGTGCGTCGTCGGGATACAGGAAGGTGGAGTTTACCCGGGGGTTTGGTGGATTGGGGAGAAGATATTACTACTACCGTTACTAGAGAATTAAAAGAAGAAACTGGCCTGGATTTGTTGAATATACGTCGTTTGGTTGGTGTTTACTCCAGTTTGGCACGAGATCCTCGTATGCACTCTATTTCCGTCTTAGTTGCAGCAGAAGTCCAAGGAGAATTCAAAATCCAAGACCAAGCTGAAATTACCGATGTCTCTGGCTTTAGCCCCGAGACTATTCCTTTTGGTGAACTTAGTCACGACCACGATCAGCAACTGCAGGATTATTTTCAAGGCTTGACCACAATCGCTTAG
- the crtH gene encoding carotenoid isomerase, whose translation MQADSYDVIVIGSGIGGLVTATQLVAKGAKVLVLERYLIPGGSAGYFERQGYRFDVGASMIFGFGKQGTTNLLTKALDAVEVSLETFPDPVQIHYHLPQGLEPKVHRDYETFLQELTSYFPHEKQGIRRFYDECWRVFNCLNSIPLLSLEEPRYLTRVFFQNPGACLGLVKYLPLNAGEVARRHIKDPQLLKFIDMECYCWSVVPAMQTPMINAGMVFSDRHYGGINYPKGGVGQIAQKLVEGMEKFGGKIKYQARVTEILTSGKKATGVRLANGKTFFAKRIVSNSTRWDTFSKLLPPEKMPRSEKQWQQRYQKSPSFLSLHLGVKAEVLPPKTECHHILLEDWERMEASLGTIFVSIPTLLDPDLAPVGHHIIHTFTPSWIEEWQNLDPKAYTQKKEAAADAVIDRLEKIFPGLIAGLDYQEVGTPRTHRRFLGREDGTYGPIPRQKIRGLLGMPFNKTAIPGLYCVGDGTFPGQGLNAVAFSGMSCSHRLAVDLGL comes from the coding sequence ATGCAAGCAGACAGTTACGACGTGATTGTTATCGGTTCGGGGATTGGAGGCTTAGTAACCGCCACACAACTAGTAGCCAAAGGAGCAAAAGTTTTAGTATTAGAACGCTATTTGATTCCTGGAGGAAGCGCGGGCTATTTTGAAAGACAAGGATATCGCTTTGACGTAGGCGCCTCGATGATTTTTGGTTTCGGCAAGCAAGGGACTACTAACTTGTTGACCAAGGCTTTAGACGCGGTTGAAGTGAGTTTAGAGACATTTCCCGATCCGGTACAAATTCACTACCATCTACCCCAAGGATTAGAACCAAAAGTTCATCGGGATTATGAAACATTTTTACAAGAACTTACTAGTTATTTTCCCCATGAAAAACAGGGGATTCGTCGCTTTTATGATGAATGTTGGCGAGTATTTAACTGTCTCAACTCTATTCCCTTACTTTCTTTAGAAGAACCTCGTTATCTAACTCGGGTATTTTTCCAAAATCCAGGCGCTTGTCTGGGATTAGTTAAATATCTCCCTCTCAACGCCGGAGAAGTGGCGCGTCGCCATATTAAAGATCCGCAACTACTGAAATTTATCGACATGGAGTGCTACTGTTGGTCGGTAGTTCCAGCGATGCAAACCCCCATGATTAACGCGGGTATGGTATTTTCTGACCGACACTATGGCGGAATTAATTATCCCAAAGGAGGTGTAGGACAAATCGCGCAAAAATTAGTAGAGGGTATGGAGAAATTTGGAGGAAAGATAAAATATCAAGCTAGAGTCACGGAAATTCTAACGAGTGGGAAAAAAGCAACAGGAGTACGTCTAGCTAACGGGAAAACATTCTTCGCTAAACGTATCGTTTCTAATAGTACTCGTTGGGATACTTTTTCTAAGTTGTTACCTCCAGAAAAAATGCCCAGAAGCGAGAAACAATGGCAACAACGCTACCAAAAATCTCCCAGTTTTTTGAGTTTACACTTGGGAGTCAAAGCCGAGGTTTTACCTCCAAAAACCGAATGTCACCATATTCTTTTAGAAGATTGGGAGCGGATGGAAGCTTCTTTGGGTACTATTTTTGTCTCTATACCAACTCTGTTGGATCCCGATTTAGCACCAGTGGGTCATCATATTATTCATACCTTTACTCCCAGTTGGATTGAGGAATGGCAAAATTTAGACCCAAAAGCCTATACTCAGAAAAAAGAAGCCGCAGCGGACGCAGTTATCGATCGCCTCGAAAAGATTTTTCCGGGATTAATCGCGGGATTAGACTACCAAGAAGTGGGCACACCCCGCACCCATAGGCGTTTTCTCGGACGAGAAGATGGAACCTATGGACCGATACCCCGTCAAAAAATCAGGGGATTATTAGGAATGCCTTTCAATAAAACGGCGATTCCCGGACTATACTGCGTGGGAGATGGCACTTTTCCTGGTCAAGGCTTAAACGCTGTGGCTTTTTCCGGGATGAGTTGTAGTCATCGTCTCGCCGTAGATTTAGGCTTATGA
- a CDS encoding 5-formyltetrahydrofolate cyclo-ligase: MNDQKQHLRQQLLQQRRSLSQEVWRQQSDLLCERLQSWSGFQTAQSILAYFSIQQEPDLSPLFAQKHWGFPRCVDKSLSWYWWQQGDLLTPGAYGILEPEPTAPKVTPEQVDLILVPAVACDFAGYRLGYGGGFYDRLLAQPQWSSLKAIGIVFDFAYLPQLPVDSWDQKLDGVCTDSRISD; encoded by the coding sequence ATGAACGATCAGAAACAACATTTACGTCAGCAATTATTGCAGCAGAGGCGATCGCTATCTCAAGAGGTTTGGCGTCAACAAAGCGATCTCCTTTGTGAACGTTTACAATCTTGGTCTGGGTTTCAAACAGCCCAAAGCATCTTAGCTTACTTTAGCATTCAGCAAGAACCCGATTTAAGCCCTCTGTTTGCTCAGAAACATTGGGGCTTTCCCCGTTGCGTGGACAAGTCTCTCTCTTGGTACTGGTGGCAACAGGGCGATCTTTTGACCCCTGGGGCTTATGGTATTTTAGAACCAGAGCCCACCGCGCCAAAAGTGACTCCTGAACAAGTAGATCTGATTTTGGTTCCCGCTGTGGCTTGTGACTTTGCTGGTTATCGTTTGGGTTATGGTGGGGGTTTCTACGATCGCCTGTTAGCACAACCCCAGTGGTCTTCTTTGAAGGCGATCGGTATTGTTTTTGATTTTGCTTATTTACCCCAGTTACCTGTAGATTCTTGGGATCAAAAATTAGACGGCGTTTGTACTGACAGCCGCATCAGTGATTAG
- a CDS encoding DUF4347 domain-containing protein has translation MNKSLVVIDTKVAHYQSLLGGVNPDTEIVIIPTEVDGVEYLTQQTASRIHLVSHGSPGCLYLGNSELNLGNIVTYASQLRTWKVKELVIYGCRVASGEIGEEFINQLHQLTGALIAASSTVMGNSAKGGNWELEVTRGEVNASIAFSPEVAQAYTGILETIVVDILGDEEDGVSLGDAINRANSLPGRDMIFFDESLNGGTITLAVGETLTITDDLTIEGLGADMITIDGNGADVFEINDGLEDNTISVAIANISIVNGNTSIDNQEELTLIESIVSSNRTGIFSSGTLSILDSEIDRNIATGIGINGGTLSLTNSTLSNTTGPTGTGIDSIDATLTITNSTISNSHNGITSNSGTVNLTDSNVINNRFIGITSSAGEVSIANSNVSNNRFNGIFSSGTLSLENSTVLNTIRNNPNVPATGIFNSGTLNLENSRVSGTQGTGIFSRDAVNVTNSTVSGNTGVGIFSRDTISLISSTVSGNSNGGIDSSGTLSLINSTVSGNTAETGGGIAIGIDGRLSVINSTITQNQAEEGQGSGIAAVNAENIEIANSIIAGNVFTDIDFVEGENVFTSLGGNLIGLGNATEVFTGDRDQVAVEDPKLGVLEDNGGPTSTHLPLVDSPAIDTGINDLASSDRDQRGIPRITNSRVDIGAVEFTAEEVSDNIGSDADDTIEGSDGNDTLQGLAGNDSLTVSDGNDSLQGASGDDTLIGGTGDDTLNGGNGVNILVGDSGNDTLISGIGNDNLTGGTGDDTLNGGNGVNILLGDSGNDTLISGIGEDNLTGGTGDDSLNGGGARDVLLGGPGNDTLIGGIGNDNLRGGRGMDRFQFNSVGDGRDNIADFDPMEDLITVFSSGFGGDLLPGVLPEEGFMAVSRFRDLDDSFSLGFVYATETGRLAYIDTMNPAVAMQIPLTAIATLRDQPELAASNIMIV, from the coding sequence ATGAATAAATCTCTGGTCGTAATTGATACCAAGGTAGCCCACTATCAAAGTCTGTTAGGGGGAGTTAACCCAGATACAGAAATAGTGATTATTCCCACTGAGGTAGATGGTGTAGAGTATCTGACACAGCAAACCGCTTCTAGGATACATTTAGTCTCTCACGGTAGTCCTGGTTGTCTTTATTTAGGCAATAGTGAGTTAAATTTAGGGAATATAGTAACCTACGCGTCTCAATTAAGAACCTGGAAAGTAAAGGAATTAGTTATCTACGGCTGTCGGGTAGCATCGGGAGAGATAGGGGAAGAATTTATTAACCAGTTACACCAGTTAACGGGTGCTTTAATCGCTGCATCCTCCACTGTTATGGGTAACTCGGCTAAGGGAGGTAACTGGGAATTAGAAGTAACTAGGGGCGAAGTTAACGCTAGTATAGCTTTTTCTCCAGAGGTAGCCCAAGCTTACACGGGAATTTTAGAGACGATTGTGGTAGATATCCTGGGGGATGAAGAGGATGGTGTCTCACTCGGAGATGCGATTAATAGGGCCAACTCTCTACCGGGAAGAGATATGATTTTCTTCGACGAGAGTTTAAATGGGGGGACAATTACTTTAGCCGTTGGGGAAACACTCACGATTACAGATGATCTGACTATAGAGGGATTGGGCGCCGATATGATTACTATAGACGGAAATGGCGCCGACGTCTTCGAAATCAACGACGGTTTAGAGGATAATACTATCAGCGTGGCGATCGCCAATATTAGTATTGTTAACGGTAATACTAGTATTGATAATCAAGAAGAATTAACTCTTATCGAGAGCATCGTATCTAGTAATCGTACTGGCATTTTCAGTAGTGGCACACTCAGTATTTTAGATAGCGAGATAGATAGAAATATAGCTACTGGTATTGGTATTAATGGTGGGACCTTAAGTCTTACCAACAGTACCCTATCTAATACTACGGGTCCAACAGGTACAGGTATTGATAGTATTGATGCTACTTTAACTATTACCAATAGTACCATATCTAATAGTCATAATGGTATTACTAGTAATAGCGGCACAGTGAATCTTACCGACAGCAACGTAATCAACAACAGATTTATTGGTATTACTAGCAGCGCGGGTGAGGTAAGTATTGCCAACAGTAACGTATCTAATAATAGATTTAATGGTATTTTTAGCAGTGGTACGCTAAGTCTTGAGAACAGTACCGTATTAAATACTATAAGAAATAATCCTAATGTTCCAGCCACCGGCATTTTTAACAGTGGTACGCTAAATCTTGAGAACAGTAGAGTATCTGGTACTCAAGGGACTGGTATTTTTAGCCGCGATGCAGTAAATGTGACCAACAGTACCGTATCTGGTAATACAGGTGTGGGGATTTTTAGCCGCGACACCATAAGTTTGATCAGTAGTACCGTATCTGGTAACAGCAATGGTGGGATTGACAGCAGTGGGACTTTAAGTCTTATTAATAGTACCGTATCAGGAAATACTGCGGAGACTGGTGGGGGTATAGCAATAGGAATTGATGGAAGACTTAGTGTTATCAATAGTACTATTACTCAGAACCAAGCTGAGGAAGGTCAAGGAAGTGGAATCGCGGCAGTTAACGCAGAAAACATAGAAATCGCCAATAGCATCATAGCAGGCAATGTCTTTACAGATATAGATTTTGTTGAAGGCGAGAACGTATTTACAAGCTTAGGGGGTAATCTTATTGGTTTGGGTAATGCAACGGAGGTATTTACAGGCGATCGCGACCAAGTAGCAGTAGAAGACCCAAAATTAGGAGTACTAGAAGATAATGGTGGTCCCACCTCAACGCACTTACCCTTAGTGGATAGTCCAGCTATAGATACAGGTATCAACGATTTAGCTTCATCAGATAGAGATCAACGGGGTATCCCACGCATCACTAATTCCAGAGTCGATATCGGCGCGGTAGAGTTCACTGCAGAAGAAGTTAGCGATAACATTGGTTCTGATGCAGATGACACAATAGAAGGATCAGATGGTAACGATACTCTCCAGGGTTTAGCGGGAAATGACAGTCTTACAGTCAGTGATGGTAACGACTCACTTCAAGGTGCGTCTGGTGATGATACCCTCATCGGTGGTACGGGCGATGATACCCTCAATGGTGGTAATGGTGTAAATATCTTGGTGGGAGATTCAGGTAACGATACTTTAATTAGTGGTATTGGCAACGATAACCTTACCGGTGGTACGGGTGATGATACCCTCAATGGTGGTAATGGTGTAAATATCTTGTTGGGAGATTCAGGTAACGATACTTTAATTAGTGGTATTGGAGAAGATAACCTTACTGGTGGTACGGGCGATGATAGTCTCAATGGTGGTGGCGCTAGAGACGTTTTACTCGGAGGTCCCGGTAACGATACTTTAATTGGTGGTATTGGTAACGACAATCTTAGAGGTGGTAGAGGTATGGATCGATTTCAATTTAATAGTGTGGGAGATGGAAGAGATAACATCGCCGATTTTGACCCGATGGAGGATTTGATTACTGTCTTTAGTAGCGGTTTTGGCGGTGATCTACTTCCAGGTGTACTACCCGAGGAGGGATTTATGGCCGTTTCCCGTTTTAGAGATCTTGATGATAGCTTTAGCTTGGGTTTCGTTTACGCTACAGAAACGGGTCGTTTAGCTTATATCGATACTATGAACCCTGCAGTGGCGATGCAGATTCCCCTGACAGCGATCGCGACCTTGCGAGATCAACCCGAATTAGCCGCGAGTAATATTATGATTGTTTAA
- a CDS encoding tetratricopeptide repeat protein, producing the protein MLDPSLKHQNINNTWTSYTEVGNAHFKNGNYLAAQSFYEQALTLKKQLLQTDIQQTQAPETIHLFVVQLARWK; encoded by the coding sequence ATGCTTGACCCTTCTCTAAAACACCAGAATATTAACAACACTTGGACTTCTTACACTGAGGTAGGTAATGCTCATTTTAAGAATGGTAACTATCTCGCAGCACAATCATTTTATGAACAAGCATTGACCTTAAAAAAACAGTTGCTCCAAACTGATATTCAACAAACTCAGGCGCCAGAAACTATTCATTTGTTCGTCGTTCAGCTTGCAAGGTGGAAGTAA
- the sodX gene encoding nickel-type superoxide dismutase maturation protease, whose amino-acid sequence MLLWFLRQRSRLRVVGRSMLPTLQPGDEVLVNYRAYQRSLPQVGDIVVAWHPEKPRLRVIKRLTMIGEDGCCVLLGDNPEESTDSRYWGGVTLSHILAQVVCRC is encoded by the coding sequence TTGCTTCTGTGGTTTTTGCGTCAGCGATCGCGTTTACGAGTAGTGGGTCGTTCCATGCTACCCACACTCCAACCAGGTGACGAGGTATTAGTTAACTACCGGGCCTATCAGCGAAGTTTGCCGCAAGTTGGGGATATTGTTGTGGCGTGGCATCCTGAGAAACCTAGGTTGAGAGTGATTAAGCGATTGACGATGATAGGCGAGGATGGCTGCTGTGTCTTGTTAGGAGATAATCCCGAAGAGAGTACTGATAGTCGTTACTGGGGTGGCGTTACCCTAAGCCATATTTTGGCCCAGGTGGTTTGTCGTTGCTAA